CTTTTGTTTCTATTTGTTTTTCTTTAAGCATTTTTAACAACTCAATACCGTTTCCATCAGGTAATTTTAAATCGAGTATAACTAAATCGTAATTAGTAGTAGAAAAAAGAGCAATTGCTTCTTGTAAAAATTCTGTTAAATGAATGTGTTTAATACCTTTATTTTTCTTAGCCGCATTAACAATACTCTTTCCTATAAAAGAGTTGTCTTCTACTATTAATAAATTACTTAAAGTTGATTTCAAGATAGGGGTATGATAGATGAATTAAAGGCAAGATAACTGCTTTCAACAGATATAAACGTAAGCAAAATGCTTATCATTTAATTATTTAAACCATCATTAGACTATAACAATTATCAAAAAATATACTTTTAATCATTAAAAAATAAGAAAATTACCTATTGAAAAAACTTACACTCTTATATATCTTTGAAGTGTAGTTATTTAAAATTTGTAAATCGTAAGATTACATAAATTAATAAAACTATTTTTGATAAAAATATTAATGTATTAAGCCCCCCCATAATGTATTAATAAAAAAGCTAAACTCCCCCCTTTGACGTTTAGCTTTTTTTATGCCTAATTTTTAAAAAAATAAGAAAATTACCTATTGAAAAAACTTATAATCTACTGTATCTTTGAAGTGTAGTTTATTTAAAATTTGTAAATTATAAGATTACAGGAATTAATAAAACTATTTTTGATAAAAATATTAATGTATTAAGCCCCCCCATAATATATTAATAAAAAAGCTAAACTCCCCCCTTTGACGTTTAGCTTTTTTTATGCCTAATTTTTAAAAAATAAGAAAATTACCTATTGAAAAAACTTATAACCTACTGTATCTTTGAAGTGTAGTTTATTTGAAATTTTAAAATAAACAAAAACTATTTTTGATAAAGAATATTAATGTAGTTACTCCCCCATAATTATATTAATAATAGAGCTAAACCACCCCCTTGTCGTTTAGCTTTTTTTATGCTTTGTAAAAAATAAAATACTTTTTTTTGGGGGGTTGGGTTACACGTTTGTAATAGCTTCTATTAATTTGTCAAAATCTTTTGCTTTATCAAAGAAAGCCAATGCACCATATTTTAAACAAAAAGTTTTAAGCTCTGTACTTACAGAAAAAACAAAAACTTTAGTTTCAATTTGTTTTTCTTTAAGAATTTTCAAAAGCTCTATTCCATGTCCATCTGGTAATTTTAAATCGAGTATTACCAAGTCAAAAATTGTATCCTCAAATAAAGAAATTGCCCCTTGCAGAGATTCTATTACATGAATATCTCCAATACTACTAATTTCATTAGCAGCATCAGTAATACACTTTCCTACAAAAGAATTGTCTTCTACTATTAATAAGTTATTTTTTATTGATTTCAATATAGGGCAAATATTTACAAAAATTACCTGGAGGGAATTCAAATGTAGGCCTTTTTTATAAGTATTTATGTAAGCAATATGCTTATCATTTAATTATTAATAAACAAACTAATGTTCTAATCAGTTAAAGATCTAATGAGGTTAAGCCTTGTTGAATGGCATATTTTGTTAACTCTGGAATTGTATGTAAATCTATCTTTTTCATAATATTATTTCTATGAACATCAACCGTTTTAGGGCTTAAAAATAATATTTCTCCTGTTTCTTTAGACGATTTACCTTCTGCAATTAACTGTAAAACTTCTTTTTCTCTAGAACTTAACTGTGTTTTTTCTAAAGCTTTCTTTTCTTTAAGCACTGTAAGAAACTCTTGATTAATGTCTCTTGAAAGGTATTTTTTATTTTGCATTACTGTAGAAATTGCGGTAATTAACTCATCTGCATCTCCATCTTTTAATAAATAACCAAAAGCCCCTGCTTTAAACATACTCTGAATAAATTGCTTACTAGAATGCATAGAAAGGCCTATTATTTTTATATCAGAATTTTCTTTATGAATTTGTTTTGTAGCCTCTATACCATTTAAACCTGGCATTGCCACATCCATAACAATAACATTTGGAGCTAGCTTTAAACATGTTTTTATAGCCTCTCTACCATCAGAAGCCTCGCCTATTATATGCATATTAGACCTTTGTTCTATAATGTTTCTTAAACCATCTCTTAGCAATTTATGGTCATCAACTAATACTATTTTAATTTCTTTTAGATAAGTCATTTAGATAAAGGTATAAAAATTTTAACACTTGTTCCTTCATTTATTTTCGATTTTATGGTAAATTTTCCTTGGATGTTTCTAATACGTTCTTGAACCGTAAATAAACCGAAGCCAGAACCAGAATGATTATGGTGGTCATTTAAGATAGAAGTATCAAACCCAACACCATTATCTGTAATAAAAATATCTAGCCCAAGCTTATTTCTATCTAAATCTAAAGTAATTAAAGTAGCATTAGCATATTTTATGGCATTCATTAACACTTCTTGTATACTTCTATACAATAAAATAGATTTTACTTCATTAAGTCTTATACTATCTATATTACTATTAATTACACACTGAATTTTATGGGTTGTTTCTACATTATCAAATAACCAATTTAATGCTTCAATAATACCTAATTGATATAATACTGGTGGCGATAATTCATAGGTAATTTTTCGGCTGTTTTCTAATGCTTCAGAAATATGTGTTTCAATAAACTTTAAATCATCATCAATCTCTTTTAATTGTGGTCTTTTCTTTAACTCATTAATTTTCATTTTAGAAATAACCAAAGACTGACTTAAATGATCATGAATATTGGTCGCAATTTCTTTTTTCTGTTTTTCTTCTATCACAGTCATTTCTGTGGTTAATTTTTGAAGCGATGTTTGATATTCTTGAATTTCTTGTTTTGCTAAAATCCATTGTGTAATATCCCTTGCTGTTGATATAAAGGAGTCAATCTCTTGGTTTTTGTAGACAGGAGATGATAAAAACTCTAACCAAATATAATATCCTTCTTTATGGAGCACCCTACAAACAAAAGCATCAATAACCATGCTACTAAACATTCTTTGATCCATTACCTTTTTTAAAGATTCTATGTCTTCTTCATGAACAACACCAAATACTTTTTTACCTAAAAGATCTGATTGTTCATAACCCAAAATACTTTTTATAGAAGGGCTAATGTATTTAAAGGTACTGTCTTTATCGTGCAAACAAATTAAGTCATTAGAGTTATCTGTTAATATACGATACATCTCTTCTGCTTTTTCTATTTCAGTTCTTATTCGCTTCTGTTCTGTTATATCTTGGTTGGTCCCTTTTAAAATAACAACTTCTCCGGTATCACCTAGTACTGGTTGGCAAAGACCTCGTAATGTTTTTTGGGTTCCATTAGGAAGAAGAATTCGAAATTCAATATCAAATGGTGTTCCTAACCGAATAGCTTTATCAACAGAACTATTATGCAACTCTAAATCGTCTGGATGAATCTGATTTAAAATTGTATCAAACTTAGGGTTGCCTAATTTTGGGTTTATACCCCAAATGTGAAACGTTTCTTCTGACCATTCTGACTCTTGGTTTAAAGGATTAAATATCCAGCTTCCTACTTTTGCTAATTTCTGAGCTTCTTTTAATTTGTTAATAGACTCTCTTTTTGCCGATTCTGCATCTTTTATACTCTGAATACTTTGAATACTAACAGGAACTGTTTTTTGTTCTATTTCTGTTTGAGGAATAGGAATTGAAATGATAGCTGCAAACTCATCGCCCTTTAGGGTTTTGTAATTTACTTCTGATGTAAATGTTTTTTCATTATTCCACATAGACACAATAAACTCTCTAAATACTTTGTGAGCGCCTTTACCAAATGTTTCTTGCATTTTTCCTGCTAAAAAGTCTTTATCACTTTCTCCTTTAAATAATTTTACGGTTGCCTTGTTAACTTTATTTATTTTTATTTTTTGAAGTATTGAAAACAATACATCAGGATGCTCTTCTAAGTATGCTCTAATATTAGATATCTTTAGCTTTCTAAGTTCTGCTAATTGTTGTGCTACTAAAGTTAAATCTCCGTTCCAAATAGATATTGTTGCACTATCAAATAGCTCTCTATACCTGTTTGTAATTATTAAGTTTTTTTCTTCAATTAATTTTCTCTCTGTAATGTTTTGCGTAATACCTCTTCTTCCAATAATTTCGTTTTGTTGGTTGTATACCGGTTGCGCTACATTACGTACCCAAACTTCTTCGTTTCTTTGATTAAGTAGCTTTAGTTCTAAATCATAAGGAATCCCTTTTGTATCAAGTTCTTTAGTTGCTTGTATTATTATTTTCTGTGAATCTTCATTAAAAAACTTTAAAATTTCATTTCTTGATGGAACTCGGTATCTAGGATCTAATCCAAAAATATAATAGAGATACTCAGACCACATAAAAGTATCTGTTTCAATATCATATTCATGATAACCAATTTTAGCAACTTTACTTGCCTCATCCATAGAATACTTTCTTTTTTCTAAAAGATTTAAAGAAGTTTGAATTTTTTGTTTAGAAAGTTCTAATTCGAAGTGTGCTTTTTTAGAAGCTGTAATATTCTGTGAAACACCTCTTCTACCAATAACTTCATTATTTTGATTATAAATAAGCTGGGTTATATTACGCACCCAAACCTCTTCTTTGTTATTATTTACTAATTTTACCTCAATATCAAAAGAGCCTCCATATAAACTAAGTTCTTCGTTAGCTTTCATTAATTTTTCTTTAGACTCTTCATCTAAAAAATTAAGAATTTCTTTTTGAACTGGTGCTTTACCTTTAGGGTCTAATCCAAATATTTGATAAATATACTCAGACCAAATATATGAATCTTCTAAAATATTATACTCCCAATACCCTATTTTAGCCATCTTACTAGCCTCATACATAGATCGTTCCCTTATAGCTAAAAGCTTAAGAGAATCTTCAATTTTCTGTTTAGAAACTTCTAATTCTAATAATGCTTTTTTAGATTCTGTAACATTATGCAAAACACCTTTTCTTCCTACAATTTCATTTTGTTTATTGTAAACAGGATGGGCAATATATCGCAACCAAACCTCTTCTTTTTTGGTATTAATAAATTTCAACTCAATATCAGTTGCAACTCCTTTTAAATCTACCTGTAAAGCAGCTTGTGTTATTTTCTTTTGAGATTCTTCATCAAATATTGATAAAATTGTACTTAAAGGAGGTACCCCTTCTTTTTTATCAAATTCTAAAACCTGATACATATAATCTGACCATATATATGTATTGGTTTCAATATCATAATCCTGATATCCTATTTTAGCTACTTTACTCATTTCATTTTTAGAGTATTCACTTCTTTTTAACAACTCTAAAGAAGTTTGTATCTTTTCTTTAGAAAGTTCTAATGCAAATTGTGCTTTTTTAGATGCGGTAATATCTTGCATAATACTTCTTCTACCCACAATTTTATTCTGTTCATCATACACAGGCTGAGATACATTTCGTATCCAAATCTCCTCATTTTTTAAAGTAGTACACTTTAACTCAATATCACAAGGTATTCCCTTTAAATCAATATCTAAAGAAGATTGTTGTATCTTTTTTTGTGATTCTTCATCAAAAATTGATAATATTTCTTCTCGTGTTGGTATTGGTTTCTTTATATCAAACCCTAAAACATCATAAATATAATCAGACCAAATATAAGTGTCTGTAGCAATATCATATTCTTGATATCCTATTTTAGCTATTTTACTTACTTCTTTTAAAGAGTATTGACTTTTCTCTAAAAGGTCTAAAGAAGTTTGAATCTCTTGTTTAGAAAACTCTAACTCTAATTGCACATTTTTAGAAGCTGTAATATTTTTTAACACACCTCTTTTACCTACAATTTCATTTTGTTTGTTATAAACAGGTTGGGCAACATTTCTTATCCAAATCTCTTCATTTTTTAGGTTAACACACTTCAATTCAATATCATAAGGAATCCCTTTTAAGGTAAGGTCTAATGTAGCTTTGGCTAACTTTTTTTGAGATTCTTTAGTGAAATTTTTTACAACCTCCTCTTGCAATGGAATTCCGTTTTTAGGATTTAATCCAAATATTTGATAAACATATTCAGACCACACAACAGTATCTGTAAGAATGTCGTGTTCCCAATACCCAATTTTAGCTACTTTACTAGCCTCGTCCATAGAGTATTTTCTCTTTTCTAATAGCTCTAAAGAATCTTGAATTTTTTGTTTAGAAAGTTCTAATTCTAGTTGTGCCTTTTTAGAAGCTGTAATATTATGCACAACACCTGTTCTTGCAATAATTTTATTTTGTTGATTATAAACAGCCTTAGCCACATAACGCACCCAAACTTCTTCTCCTTTTAAGTTAATGCATCTTAACTCCACATCACAGGGAGTACCTTTAGTAGTAAGTAATTCTGATACTTTTTTTATTTTTTCTTGCGATTCTTCATCAAAAATTGATACAATTTCCTTTATTGATGGAAGCTCATCTCTAGAATCTAATCCGTAAATATCATAAACATAATCAGACCATTTATAAGTATCTGTAGTTACATCATATTCTTGATACCCTATTTTAGCTACTTTACTAGCTTCTCTTAAAGAACTCTCACTCTTTTCTAATAGTTCTAAAGATGTCTGAATCTTTTTATTTGCAACAACCTTATGTGTAATATCTCTTGCTGATGTTACAAAATAACTAATCTCTTTTTCTTTATACACAGGAGATGATAAAAACTCTAACCAAACATAATGCCCTTTTTTATGACGAACCCTAAGAGGAATAGCTTCAGAAATTAAATCACTACTAAACAGTTTTTGCTCTAACACATCTTTTAAGGTTTTAATATCTTCTTTATGAATAATAGTAAAAACTTGTTTGCCTATAAATTCTGATTTTTCATAACCTAATAACTTTTTTATAGAAGGACTAATGTATTTAAAGGTAGTATCTGGCTTTTGTAAAAAAATTAAGTCGTTAGAATGCTCTGTTAATATGCGATGCATTTCTGCAGTTTCTTTTATTTCTTTTTCTGCAAACTCAAACTTTTGTTTATACGTTAAAGGCTGAAATACGTCTTTTATATTAAGAATATGTGTTAAAGGCTCGCTAGCATCTAAAAATTGCAAATACAAATATAGAAGAACACTATAAAACAATGTAAATACTCCTTTTGATATTAATCCTGATATTAAAATTGTAGTTAAGTTATCTGAACTCCAAAAAACCAAGGTTGCAAAAAATAGTGTATCAAAAGCCACAACAATTAACATTGTTAACAAAATTTGCAAGAATAAGAATGGTATTTTTTTAGATATATATTCAAACAAGATTATTATTAAGAAAGCATCTAAAAATAATGTTATTGTACCAATAAATAATTCCCATGAGTTAACCTTAAAAAGGGTAGTTGATAAATTAAAAGGATTGTGTGCAGACGATTCTGTAAAATGCCAACCAAATGTTTGCACTAGAATAGCCATTACTACGTTTACAAGAAACAACGCATAAATTGTTTTTTTTGTTTCACTTGCATCTTCCTTTATATACACCATAAGTAAAACAAAGAGTGTTGCTGTAAAAAAAACTGCAGATCCTGGAGAAACTTTAAAATCGTTTGTAACCGACACATAAACAGTACTATACAGAAACACCTGTACAAACTGAAACAAACCTAGGCAAGCATACATAACACCAATACCTAACTGTCTTCTAAGACGAAATAATAAGAGTATTACCGTGGCAACTATAGTACCTTGTAAAAACAAGATGGCTATTTGATTATAATTCATAACTTTAGATTACCTAAATATAGACATTAAATTTTATATCTGCTGATAATTTATTTTCTATATTGAGTATATTAAAGTCTAATATAAGCATAATTTTATTTTATCATTTATAGATATTTTATCAATGAATAAATAAAGATTCTTTTTTTTAACAAGTACTTGTTATAATAGTAGTTTACTTTTTTTTCTAAAAACAAAAAAACCCAGCTTATCGCTGGGTTTTTTATATTGTAAATTATCAAAAATTATTCTACCGTAACCGATTTTGCTAAATTTCGAGGTTGATCTACATTTTTTCCTAACATCACTGCAATATGATATGATAGTAACTGAAAAGGAATTGTTGTTAACAAAGGAGATAACGCTTCTTCTGTTTCAGGAATTTCAATAACATGATCTGCTATTTCTCTAACCTGTACATCGCCTTCTGTAACAATTGCAATAATTTTACCAGCTCTAGATTTTATTTCCTGAATATTACTAACTACTTTTTCGTAATGACCTTTATTGGTTGCAATTACAAAAATTGGCATATTTTCATCAATTAAAGCAATAGGTCCGTGTTTCATTTCTGCTGCCGGATACCCTTCTGCATGAATGTAAGAAATTTCTTTTAATTTTAATGCTCCTTCTAATGCTACCGGAAAATTAAAACCTCTACCCAGGTATAAACAATTTTTTGCATCTTTATAAACAGCAGCTATTTCTTTAACTTTTTCATCAATTTTTAAAAGAGCTTCTACTTTTGCAGGAATTAATTGCATTCTTTGTAGAAACGTTCTAAGTTCTGTTTTAGAAATTGTTCCTTTTTTAGAAGCTAACTTTAAAGCAATTAAAGTTAAAACAGTAATTTGTGTTGTAAATGCCTTTGTAGAGGCTACACCTATTTCTGGTCCTGCATGTGTATAAGCACCAGCATCGGTTTCTCTTGCAATAGAAGAACCTACAACATTACAAATTCCAAAAACAAATGCGCCTTTAGATTTTGCTAGTTTTATTGCAGCAAGTGTATCTGCGGTTTCACCAGATTGTGAAATAGCAATTACAACATCTTTTGAAGTAATAATTGGGTTTCTATATCTAAATTCCGAAGCATACTCAACCTCTACAGGGATACGAGCTTTGTCTTCAATAAGGTATTCTCCAACCAAACCAGCATGCCAAGAGGTACCACAAGCAACAATGATAATTCTTTCTGCATTTAAGAATTTATTCATGTGGTTGTCTACACCTGCCATTCTTATAATTCCTTCATCAGCAAGCATTCTCCCTCTATAGGTATCTATAATAGCTTTGGGTTGTTCATGAATTTCTTTTAACATGAAATGATCATAACCCCCTTTTTCTATTTGATCTAAGCTCATTTTTAGTTGCTGAATATTGGCATCAACCATCGTATCGTCCTTAATCTTACGAACTTTAATCCCTTTACCAATTTTAATGATCGCTAATTCTTCATCTTCTAAATAAATAGCATCCTTAGTATATTCTATAAAAGGTGAAGCATCTGAAGCTACAAAAAATTCTTTATTTTCTTTTCCTACTCCAATTGCAATTGGGCTTCCTAAACGAGCAATTACTAACTCGTTTGGCTTTGTTTTATCAAAAACAGCTATAGCATAAGCACCAATAACATTATTTAACGCTAATTGTACTGCCTTACCAAGTTTACAGTTTTCTTGTTTTTTTACTTCTTCAATTAAATTAACAAGTACTTCTGTATCCGTGTCACTTTTAAAAGTGTATCCTCTAGATATTAGTTCTTTTCTAAGAGAATCATAATTTTCTATAATTCCGTTATGAACAATTACTAATTCTCCAGATTGAGAAATATGTGGATGAGAATTAACATCATTAGGAACACCATGTGTAGCCCAACGTGTATGACCAATTCCTAAATTTCCTTTTCTTCTTTTTTCTTCTTTACTTGTTATTTCTTCTAAATCAGAAACTTTTCCTTTAGTTTTAGAAAGATGTATTTCTTTACCATCGTACAGCATCACTCCTGCACTATCGTAACCACGATATTCTAGCCTTTTTAAGCCACTTATCACTATTGGGTAAGCTTCTCTAAAACCGATATAGCCAGTTATTCCACACATAACAATTATTTTTTTATTTA
The nucleotide sequence above comes from Polaribacter butkevichii. Encoded proteins:
- a CDS encoding response regulator → MKSTLSNLLIVEDNSFIGKSIVNAAKKNKGIKHIHLTEFLQEAIALFSTTNYDLVILDLKLPDGNGIELLKMLKEKQIETKVFVFSVSIELKSYCLKYGVCTFFDKTKDFDQLIEAITNA
- a CDS encoding response regulator; translated protein: MKSIKNNLLIVEDNSFVGKCITDAANEISSIGDIHVIESLQGAISLFEDTIFDLVILDLKLPDGHGIELLKILKEKQIETKVFVFSVSTELKTFCLKYGALAFFDKAKDFDKLIEAITNV
- a CDS encoding response regulator; its protein translation is MTYLKEIKIVLVDDHKLLRDGLRNIIEQRSNMHIIGEASDGREAIKTCLKLAPNVIVMDVAMPGLNGIEATKQIHKENSDIKIIGLSMHSSKQFIQSMFKAGAFGYLLKDGDADELITAISTVMQNKKYLSRDINQEFLTVLKEKKALEKTQLSSREKEVLQLIAEGKSSKETGEILFLSPKTVDVHRNNIMKKIDLHTIPELTKYAIQQGLTSLDL
- a CDS encoding PAS domain-containing protein gives rise to the protein MNYNQIAILFLQGTIVATVILLLFRLRRQLGIGVMYACLGLFQFVQVFLYSTVYVSVTNDFKVSPGSAVFFTATLFVLLMVYIKEDASETKKTIYALFLVNVVMAILVQTFGWHFTESSAHNPFNLSTTLFKVNSWELFIGTITLFLDAFLIIILFEYISKKIPFLFLQILLTMLIVVAFDTLFFATLVFWSSDNLTTILISGLISKGVFTLFYSVLLYLYLQFLDASEPLTHILNIKDVFQPLTYKQKFEFAEKEIKETAEMHRILTEHSNDLIFLQKPDTTFKYISPSIKKLLGYEKSEFIGKQVFTIIHKEDIKTLKDVLEQKLFSSDLISEAIPLRVRHKKGHYVWLEFLSSPVYKEKEISYFVTSARDITHKVVANKKIQTSLELLEKSESSLREASKVAKIGYQEYDVTTDTYKWSDYVYDIYGLDSRDELPSIKEIVSIFDEESQEKIKKVSELLTTKGTPCDVELRCINLKGEEVWVRYVAKAVYNQQNKIIARTGVVHNITASKKAQLELELSKQKIQDSLELLEKRKYSMDEASKVAKIGYWEHDILTDTVVWSEYVYQIFGLNPKNGIPLQEEVVKNFTKESQKKLAKATLDLTLKGIPYDIELKCVNLKNEEIWIRNVAQPVYNKQNEIVGKRGVLKNITASKNVQLELEFSKQEIQTSLDLLEKSQYSLKEVSKIAKIGYQEYDIATDTYIWSDYIYDVLGFDIKKPIPTREEILSIFDEESQKKIQQSSLDIDLKGIPCDIELKCTTLKNEEIWIRNVSQPVYDEQNKIVGRRSIMQDITASKKAQFALELSKEKIQTSLELLKRSEYSKNEMSKVAKIGYQDYDIETNTYIWSDYMYQVLEFDKKEGVPPLSTILSIFDEESQKKITQAALQVDLKGVATDIELKFINTKKEEVWLRYIAHPVYNKQNEIVGRKGVLHNVTESKKALLELEVSKQKIEDSLKLLAIRERSMYEASKMAKIGYWEYNILEDSYIWSEYIYQIFGLDPKGKAPVQKEILNFLDEESKEKLMKANEELSLYGGSFDIEVKLVNNNKEEVWVRNITQLIYNQNNEVIGRRGVSQNITASKKAHFELELSKQKIQTSLNLLEKRKYSMDEASKVAKIGYHEYDIETDTFMWSEYLYYIFGLDPRYRVPSRNEILKFFNEDSQKIIIQATKELDTKGIPYDLELKLLNQRNEEVWVRNVAQPVYNQQNEIIGRRGITQNITERKLIEEKNLIITNRYRELFDSATISIWNGDLTLVAQQLAELRKLKISNIRAYLEEHPDVLFSILQKIKINKVNKATVKLFKGESDKDFLAGKMQETFGKGAHKVFREFIVSMWNNEKTFTSEVNYKTLKGDEFAAIISIPIPQTEIEQKTVPVSIQSIQSIKDAESAKRESINKLKEAQKLAKVGSWIFNPLNQESEWSEETFHIWGINPKLGNPKFDTILNQIHPDDLELHNSSVDKAIRLGTPFDIEFRILLPNGTQKTLRGLCQPVLGDTGEVVILKGTNQDITEQKRIRTEIEKAEEMYRILTDNSNDLICLHDKDSTFKYISPSIKSILGYEQSDLLGKKVFGVVHEEDIESLKKVMDQRMFSSMVIDAFVCRVLHKEGYYIWLEFLSSPVYKNQEIDSFISTARDITQWILAKQEIQEYQTSLQKLTTEMTVIEEKQKKEIATNIHDHLSQSLVISKMKINELKKRPQLKEIDDDLKFIETHISEALENSRKITYELSPPVLYQLGIIEALNWLFDNVETTHKIQCVINSNIDSIRLNEVKSILLYRSIQEVLMNAIKYANATLITLDLDRNKLGLDIFITDNGVGFDTSILNDHHNHSGSGFGLFTVQERIRNIQGKFTIKSKINEGTSVKIFIPLSK
- the glmS gene encoding glutamine--fructose-6-phosphate transaminase (isomerizing) yields the protein MCGITGYIGFREAYPIVISGLKRLEYRGYDSAGVMLYDGKEIHLSKTKGKVSDLEEITSKEEKRRKGNLGIGHTRWATHGVPNDVNSHPHISQSGELVIVHNGIIENYDSLRKELISRGYTFKSDTDTEVLVNLIEEVKKQENCKLGKAVQLALNNVIGAYAIAVFDKTKPNELVIARLGSPIAIGVGKENKEFFVASDASPFIEYTKDAIYLEDEELAIIKIGKGIKVRKIKDDTMVDANIQQLKMSLDQIEKGGYDHFMLKEIHEQPKAIIDTYRGRMLADEGIIRMAGVDNHMNKFLNAERIIIVACGTSWHAGLVGEYLIEDKARIPVEVEYASEFRYRNPIITSKDVVIAISQSGETADTLAAIKLAKSKGAFVFGICNVVGSSIARETDAGAYTHAGPEIGVASTKAFTTQITVLTLIALKLASKKGTISKTELRTFLQRMQLIPAKVEALLKIDEKVKEIAAVYKDAKNCLYLGRGFNFPVALEGALKLKEISYIHAEGYPAAEMKHGPIALIDENMPIFVIATNKGHYEKVVSNIQEIKSRAGKIIAIVTEGDVQVREIADHVIEIPETEEALSPLLTTIPFQLLSYHIAVMLGKNVDQPRNLAKSVTVE